The Mycobacterium seoulense genome has a window encoding:
- a CDS encoding DoxX family protein, translated as MTIIAIVLNGFSGVSALVHFAPIIAPMRRAGVPLSWLRFPIGTLKTLGTLGLIVGLWVPAVGIAAAAGLTVFFICAMYTHVLANDISGQFALAGFFFALNGATFALAVITHRAVM; from the coding sequence GTGACCATCATCGCCATCGTTCTCAACGGATTCTCCGGCGTGAGCGCGCTGGTCCACTTCGCGCCCATCATTGCGCCGATGCGACGGGCCGGGGTGCCGCTGTCCTGGCTGAGGTTTCCCATCGGCACACTGAAAACCCTAGGCACCCTTGGGCTTATCGTCGGACTCTGGGTTCCGGCCGTCGGCATCGCCGCCGCTGCGGGGCTCACCGTCTTCTTCATCTGTGCGATGTACACCCACGTGCTCGCCAACGATATTTCCGGCCAGTTCGCATTAGCCGGGTTCTTCTTCGCCCTCAACGGCGCAACCTTCGCGCTCGCCGTGATCACTCACCGCGCCGTCATGTAA
- the ygfZ gene encoding CAF17-like 4Fe-4S cluster assembly/insertion protein YgfZ has product MSAVPAPQAGPDAGAIWHYGDPLGEQRAAETDAVVVDRSHRAVLTLTGSDRQKWLHSISTQHVSDLPERASTQNLSLDGQGRVEDHWIQTELGGTTYLDTEPWRGEPLLDYLRKMVFWSDVAPAAADLAVLSLLGPRLAEPAVLDVLGLDTLPAELTAIPVAGGGFVRRMPGAPAGQIELDLLVPRSASAGWRERLVQAGVRPAGVWAYEAHRVVALRPRLGVDTDERTIPHEVGWIGGPGEGAVHLDKGCYRGQETVARVHNLGKPPRMLVLLHLDGSVERPSTGDPVLAGGRAIGRLGTVVDHVDLGPVALALLKRGVPADTELATGPQASVAAVIDADSLPSTEQIGAGRLAVERLRGGAR; this is encoded by the coding sequence GTGTCTGCAGTACCCGCACCCCAAGCAGGGCCCGACGCGGGCGCCATTTGGCATTACGGCGACCCGCTGGGCGAACAGCGCGCGGCCGAAACCGACGCGGTGGTGGTGGACCGCTCGCACCGGGCGGTGCTCACCCTGACCGGTAGCGACCGCCAGAAGTGGCTGCACAGCATCTCCACCCAGCACGTCAGCGACCTCCCCGAGCGCGCCAGCACGCAGAACCTCAGCCTCGACGGCCAGGGCCGCGTCGAGGACCACTGGATCCAAACGGAACTCGGCGGCACCACCTACCTCGACACCGAACCGTGGCGCGGCGAACCGCTGCTGGACTATCTGCGCAAGATGGTCTTCTGGTCCGACGTCGCCCCGGCGGCCGCCGACCTGGCGGTGCTCTCGCTATTGGGTCCGCGACTGGCCGAGCCGGCGGTGCTCGACGTGCTCGGCCTGGACACCCTGCCCGCCGAGCTGACCGCGATTCCGGTCGCCGGCGGTGGCTTTGTGCGGCGGATGCCCGGCGCCCCCGCGGGCCAGATCGAACTGGACCTGCTGGTTCCCCGCAGCGCGTCCGCCGGCTGGCGGGAGCGTTTGGTGCAGGCGGGCGTGCGGCCCGCGGGGGTGTGGGCCTACGAGGCCCACCGGGTCGTGGCGCTGAGACCGCGGCTGGGCGTCGACACCGACGAACGCACGATTCCGCACGAGGTTGGGTGGATCGGCGGGCCCGGCGAGGGGGCCGTCCACCTGGACAAGGGCTGCTACCGGGGGCAAGAAACCGTCGCGCGGGTGCACAACCTCGGGAAACCGCCCCGGATGCTGGTGCTGTTGCACCTCGACGGCTCGGTGGAGCGGCCCTCGACGGGTGACCCGGTGCTCGCCGGCGGTCGCGCCATCGGCCGCCTTGGCACCGTGGTGGATCATGTGGACCTCGGGCCCGTGGCCCTCGCGCTACTCAAGCGCGGGGTGCCGGCCGACACCGAACTGGCGACCGGCCCGCAGGCCTCGGTGGCCGCGGTGATCGACGCCGATTCGCTGCCGTCGACCGAGCAGATCGGTGCGGGACGGCTGGCCGTTGAACGGCTGCGGGGCGGTGCGAGATAA
- the purM gene encoding phosphoribosylformylglycinamidine cyclo-ligase: MTDPGKSPGRNPGSHGITYASAGVDIEAGDRAVEMFKPLATRATRPEVRGGLGGFAGLFALRNDYREPLLAASTDGVGTKLAVAQAMDKHDTVGLDLVAMVVDDLVVCGAEPLFLQDYIAVGRTVPERLGAIVAGIAEGCVRAGCALLGGETAEHPGLMEPDHYDISATGVGVVEADDVLGPDRVKPGDTIIAMGSSGLHSNGYSLARAVLLEIDRMNLAGYVEEFGRTLGEELLEPTRIYAKDCLALTAETHVRTFCHVTGGGLAGNLQRVIPHGLVGEIDRGTWTPAPVFAMIAQRGRVTREEMEKTFNMGVGMVAVVAPEDTDRALAILTARHLDCWVLGTVGKGGKEGPRATLVGQHPRF, encoded by the coding sequence ATGACGGATCCCGGAAAAAGCCCCGGACGAAACCCGGGCAGCCACGGCATCACCTACGCGTCGGCCGGGGTGGACATTGAGGCCGGCGACCGCGCCGTCGAGATGTTCAAGCCGCTGGCGACGCGGGCCACCAGGCCCGAGGTGCGGGGCGGCCTCGGCGGGTTCGCGGGGCTGTTCGCTTTGCGCAACGACTACCGCGAACCGCTGCTCGCGGCCTCCACCGACGGTGTGGGAACCAAGCTGGCGGTCGCGCAGGCGATGGACAAGCACGACACCGTCGGCTTGGACCTGGTCGCGATGGTGGTCGACGACCTCGTGGTCTGCGGCGCCGAGCCGCTGTTCCTGCAGGACTACATCGCGGTGGGCCGGACCGTGCCGGAACGGCTCGGCGCGATCGTGGCGGGTATCGCCGAAGGATGCGTGCGCGCCGGCTGCGCGCTGCTGGGCGGCGAAACCGCCGAGCATCCCGGTCTGATGGAACCCGACCATTACGACATCTCGGCGACCGGTGTCGGTGTCGTGGAGGCCGACGACGTGCTGGGGCCCGATCGGGTCAAACCCGGCGACACGATCATCGCCATGGGTTCCTCCGGCCTGCATTCCAACGGCTATTCGCTGGCCCGCGCGGTGCTTCTCGAGATCGACCGGATGAACCTGGCCGGTTATGTCGAGGAGTTCGGCCGAACCCTGGGTGAGGAGCTGCTGGAACCCACCCGGATCTACGCCAAAGACTGCCTGGCGCTGACCGCCGAAACCCATGTCCGCACCTTCTGCCACGTCACCGGGGGCGGGCTGGCGGGCAACCTGCAACGCGTCATCCCGCACGGCCTGGTCGGCGAGATCGACCGTGGAACCTGGACGCCCGCACCGGTTTTCGCCATGATCGCCCAGCGCGGTCGGGTGACGCGGGAAGAGATGGAGAAGACGTTCAACATGGGCGTGGGCATGGTCGCCGTAGTCGCGCCCGAGGACACCGACCGCGCGCTGGCCATCTTGACGGCACGCCACCTGGACTGCTGGGTGCTGGGAACGGTCGGCAAAGGCGGTAAGGAGGGCCCGCGGGCCACGCTCGTCGGGCAACACCCGCGCTTTTAG
- a CDS encoding Rv0804 family intramembrane glutamic endopeptidase: MGDSGFRRTQSITLAAGLVGWSFVGPRLPTAWRTTVQAGAAGLLVLATRASLGLHPPRLWAGLRLGSATAAAAVSAIAATTAVPLVRASMAEREPPGSTPGWLLLQIPVGTVWSEEAAFRAALTAAAADAFGTSGGRLLQAASFGLSHIADARAAGAPVVGTVLVTGLAGWLFGWLADRSGSLAAPMLAHLAINEAGAIAALSVRRHGLIV, encoded by the coding sequence ATGGGCGACAGCGGATTTCGCCGGACGCAATCGATCACTTTAGCCGCCGGCCTGGTCGGGTGGAGCTTCGTCGGCCCCCGGCTGCCCACGGCCTGGCGGACGACGGTGCAGGCCGGTGCGGCCGGCCTGCTGGTGCTCGCGACGCGTGCATCGCTGGGCTTACATCCGCCGCGGCTGTGGGCGGGGCTGCGGCTGGGTTCGGCGACCGCCGCGGCGGCGGTGAGCGCGATCGCCGCGACGACGGCGGTGCCGTTGGTGCGGGCGTCCATGGCAGAACGGGAGCCGCCCGGCTCAACGCCCGGCTGGCTGCTGCTGCAGATCCCGGTAGGGACCGTCTGGTCGGAGGAGGCTGCGTTCCGCGCGGCGCTGACCGCCGCCGCCGCGGATGCGTTCGGCACCTCCGGCGGAAGGCTGTTGCAGGCGGCAAGCTTTGGGCTCTCCCACATCGCGGACGCGCGTGCGGCGGGTGCGCCGGTGGTGGGCACCGTGCTGGTGACCGGCCTCGCGGGCTGGCTCTTCGGTTGGCTGGCGGACCGTTCGGGTAGCCTCGCCGCGCCCATGCTCGCGCACTTGGCCATCAACGAGGCCGGCGCGATCGCCGCACTGAGCGTGCGACGTCACGGGTTGATCGTGTAG
- a CDS encoding DUF3073 domain-containing protein: MGRGRAKAKQTKVARELKYSSPQTDFQRLQQELAGSDAGNSTELEDDGVGDSWDDSDDWRR, encoded by the coding sequence ATGGGCCGCGGCCGGGCTAAGGCAAAGCAGACCAAGGTTGCTCGAGAACTCAAATACAGTTCCCCGCAGACCGACTTCCAGCGGCTTCAGCAAGAGCTGGCAGGGTCGGATGCCGGAAACTCCACCGAACTGGAGGACGACGGCGTCGGCGACTCCTGGGACGACAGCGACGACTGGCGTCGCTAA
- a CDS encoding sterol carrier family protein encodes MAARQKADPAKSRQAVLAVADWLRDESRPAPDRESLGTAVRLTARTLAAVAPGASVEVRIPPFVAVQCIAGPRHTRGTPPNVVETDPRTWLLLAAGLLSFPEARDVGAISLSGSRAGDIEHCLPLFDVS; translated from the coding sequence ATGGCCGCCCGTCAAAAGGCCGATCCGGCAAAGAGTCGGCAGGCTGTGTTGGCCGTCGCGGACTGGCTGCGCGACGAATCCCGGCCCGCGCCCGACCGCGAGAGCCTCGGCACCGCCGTCCGGCTCACCGCCCGCACGCTGGCCGCCGTGGCGCCCGGCGCCAGCGTCGAGGTGCGCATTCCGCCGTTCGTCGCGGTGCAGTGCATCGCGGGGCCCAGGCACACCCGCGGCACGCCGCCCAACGTGGTGGAGACAGATCCGCGGACGTGGCTGCTGCTGGCTGCCGGACTCTTGTCGTTCCCCGAGGCCAGGGACGTCGGTGCGATAAGTCTCTCGGGCTCTCGGGCCGGTGACATCGAACACTGTCTGCCCTTGTTCGATGTCAGCTGA
- the purF gene encoding amidophosphoribosyltransferase produces MTVREPEQDLNSPREECGVFGVWAPGEDVAKLTYYGLYALQHRGQEAAGIAVADGSQVLVFKDLGLVSQVFDEQTLAAMPGHVAIGHCRYSTTGDTTWENAQPVFRNTAAGTGVALGHNGNLVNTAELAARARDAGLIARRCPAPATTDSDILGALLAHGAADSTLEQAALDLLPTVRGAFCLTFMDENTLYACRDPHGVRPLSLGRLDRGWVVASETAALDIVGASFVRDIEPGELLAIDADGVRSTRFANPTPKGCVFEYVYLARPDSTIAGRSVHATRVEIGRRLARECQVDADLVIGVPESGTPAAVGYAQESGIPYGQGLMKNAYVGRTFIQPSQTIRQLGIRLKLNPLREVIRGKRLIVVDDSIVRGNTQRALLRMLREAGAVEVHVRIASPPVKWPCFYGIDFPSPAELIANAVQDKEEMLEAVRHAIGADSLGYISLRGLVAASEQPASRLCTACFDGRYPIELPEETALGKNVIEHMLTNAARGAGLDELTPDEVPIVH; encoded by the coding sequence GTGACCGTCCGAGAACCCGAGCAGGACCTGAACTCGCCTCGTGAAGAGTGTGGTGTATTTGGGGTTTGGGCCCCGGGCGAGGATGTCGCAAAACTCACCTATTACGGCTTGTACGCCCTGCAGCATCGCGGGCAGGAGGCCGCCGGCATCGCCGTCGCCGATGGATCACAGGTTCTCGTCTTCAAGGACTTGGGCTTGGTCAGCCAGGTGTTCGACGAGCAGACGCTCGCCGCGATGCCGGGCCACGTCGCCATCGGGCATTGCCGCTACTCCACCACGGGCGACACGACGTGGGAGAACGCGCAGCCGGTGTTCCGCAACACCGCCGCCGGCACCGGTGTCGCGCTGGGGCACAACGGGAATCTGGTCAACACCGCCGAACTCGCCGCCCGCGCCCGTGACGCCGGGCTGATCGCTCGGCGCTGCCCCGCGCCGGCGACGACGGACTCCGACATCCTGGGCGCTCTGCTGGCCCACGGCGCGGCGGATTCCACCCTCGAGCAGGCGGCCCTGGACCTGCTGCCCACCGTGCGCGGCGCGTTCTGCCTGACCTTCATGGACGAGAACACACTCTATGCGTGCCGTGATCCCCACGGCGTCAGGCCGCTTTCGCTTGGCCGGCTGGATCGCGGCTGGGTGGTGGCCTCCGAAACGGCGGCCCTGGACATCGTCGGTGCATCGTTCGTGCGCGATATCGAGCCGGGCGAACTACTGGCGATCGACGCCGACGGGGTGCGGTCCACGCGTTTTGCCAACCCGACGCCCAAGGGCTGCGTCTTCGAGTACGTCTACCTGGCGCGGCCGGACAGCACGATCGCCGGTCGGTCCGTGCACGCCACTCGGGTGGAGATCGGTCGCCGCCTGGCCCGTGAATGCCAAGTCGACGCCGACCTGGTCATCGGAGTCCCGGAGTCGGGCACTCCCGCCGCGGTCGGATACGCGCAAGAGTCCGGCATTCCGTATGGGCAGGGCCTGATGAAGAACGCCTACGTCGGGCGGACCTTCATCCAGCCGTCCCAGACCATCCGCCAGCTCGGTATCCGGCTGAAGCTCAACCCACTTCGCGAGGTCATCCGCGGCAAGCGGCTCATCGTCGTCGACGACTCGATCGTGCGCGGGAACACCCAGCGCGCGCTGCTGCGCATGCTGCGCGAGGCCGGTGCCGTCGAAGTCCACGTGCGCATCGCGTCGCCGCCGGTGAAATGGCCCTGCTTCTACGGCATCGACTTCCCGTCGCCGGCCGAGCTGATCGCCAATGCCGTACAGGACAAAGAGGAAATGCTCGAAGCGGTGCGGCACGCCATCGGCGCCGACTCCCTCGGCTACATCTCGCTGCGCGGCCTGGTCGCGGCGTCCGAACAACCCGCGTCGCGGCTGTGCACAGCCTGCTTCGACGGAAGGTATCCGATCGAGCTGCCCGAGGAGACGGCCTTGGGTAAGAACGTCATCGAGCACATGCTCACCAACGCCGCGCGCGGAGCCGGGCTCGACGAGCTGACGCCCGACGAAGTCCCCATCGTCCACTGA
- a CDS encoding nitroreductase family deazaflavin-dependent oxidoreductase encodes MSTPTPPRWLKPMNKLMIAMQKLGVPTGPPMVLTVPGRKTGRPRSTPMTPFTLDGGLYAVAGFPGADWARNARAAGAGTLRRGRKTRRVRIIELTAEQARPVLREYPIRVPVGVGFLKRSGMVRQGTPEEVEALAGRIAVFRLDPVAAT; translated from the coding sequence ATGTCCACCCCGACACCCCCTCGCTGGCTGAAGCCGATGAACAAGCTCATGATCGCGATGCAAAAGCTGGGCGTACCCACGGGGCCGCCCATGGTCTTGACTGTGCCCGGCCGCAAGACAGGCCGACCGCGCAGCACGCCGATGACCCCATTCACTCTGGATGGAGGGCTCTACGCCGTGGCGGGCTTCCCGGGTGCGGATTGGGCACGCAATGCGCGTGCCGCCGGCGCCGGAACCCTCCGCAGGGGCCGAAAGACACGGCGGGTCAGGATCATCGAGTTGACCGCCGAGCAGGCCCGCCCGGTATTGCGGGAATATCCGATTCGAGTGCCGGTCGGAGTCGGCTTCCTCAAGCGCTCCGGCATGGTGCGTCAAGGCACTCCCGAAGAAGTCGAGGCGCTGGCCGGCCGGATCGCCGTGTTCCGATTAGACCCCGTCGCGGCGACCTGA
- a CDS encoding MCE family protein: MERRRLRRGPPHKAVGLVTVAVMGLVGSLLYLQFRGDLTPTTKLTMVAARAGLVLDPGSKVTYNGVQIGRVDRISETTRDGKPAAKLVLDITPRYLKLIPANVAATIKATTVFGNKYVALSSPPQPAAQSIAPAAVIEATAVTTEFNTVFETLMSIAEKVDPVKVNLTLSAAAQALTGLGDRFGASLVNGNTILDDVNPRMPEILADAARLAALGDAYASASPDLWDALDHAVTAARTFNRQQIDLDAALLAAAGLGGTGADVFGRGGPYLARGADDLVTPSQLLDEYSPEIFCTIRNFDEVGPRIHNALGDNGYSLGAHAAGAIAGAPNPYIWPENLPRTNARGGPGGRPGCWQTITRQLWPAPFLVMDTGASMAPYNHFELGSPLFVEHVWGRQLGDYTINP; encoded by the coding sequence ATGGAGCGTCGTCGCCTGCGGCGCGGGCCACCGCACAAGGCCGTCGGGCTCGTGACGGTGGCCGTCATGGGGTTGGTCGGGTCGCTCCTGTACCTACAGTTCCGGGGTGACCTCACACCGACGACCAAGCTGACCATGGTGGCAGCGCGCGCCGGCCTGGTGCTGGATCCCGGCTCCAAGGTCACCTACAACGGGGTTCAGATCGGCCGGGTGGACCGCATTTCCGAGACCACCCGCGACGGCAAGCCGGCCGCCAAGCTGGTACTGGATATCACCCCGCGGTACCTCAAGCTGATCCCGGCCAACGTGGCGGCGACGATCAAAGCGACAACGGTGTTCGGCAACAAATACGTCGCGTTGAGCTCCCCGCCGCAGCCTGCGGCACAATCGATCGCGCCGGCGGCAGTGATCGAGGCGACGGCGGTGACGACCGAGTTCAATACCGTTTTCGAGACCCTCATGTCGATTGCGGAGAAGGTCGACCCGGTCAAGGTGAATCTGACGCTCAGCGCGGCCGCGCAAGCCCTGACCGGGTTGGGCGACAGGTTCGGTGCATCTCTGGTCAACGGCAACACGATCCTCGACGACGTGAATCCGCGGATGCCCGAAATCCTTGCCGACGCCGCGCGATTGGCCGCCCTCGGTGATGCCTACGCCAGCGCGTCGCCGGACCTGTGGGACGCGCTGGACCACGCGGTGACCGCGGCGCGCACGTTCAACCGGCAGCAAATCGATCTGGACGCGGCGCTGCTCGCGGCGGCCGGGCTCGGCGGCACGGGCGCCGACGTCTTCGGACGCGGCGGTCCGTACCTTGCGCGTGGCGCCGACGATCTGGTCACCCCCAGCCAGCTGCTCGACGAGTACAGCCCGGAAATCTTCTGCACCATACGCAATTTCGACGAGGTCGGACCCAGGATCCACAACGCCCTCGGCGACAACGGCTACTCGCTGGGCGCGCACGCGGCGGGCGCGATCGCCGGGGCACCCAATCCCTATATCTGGCCGGAGAACCTGCCCCGGACCAATGCCAGGGGCGGTCCAGGCGGGCGGCCGGGCTGCTGGCAGACGATCACCCGGCAGTTGTGGCCGGCGCCGTTTCTGGTGATGGACACCGGCGCAAGCATGGCTCCCTACAACCACTTCGAACTTGGCTCGCCGCTTTTCGTCGAGCACGTGTGGGGCCGCCAGTTGGGCGACTACACGATCAACCCGTGA
- a CDS encoding VOC family protein: MALNVEMITFDCRDPATLAGWWAEQFGGTTQELLAGEFTAVSLSEGPRLGFQKVPDPTPGKNRVHLDFGAADVDAEVARLTAAGATEVGRHTFGDNFRWVVLADPEGNVFCIVGQ; the protein is encoded by the coding sequence ATGGCACTCAACGTGGAGATGATCACTTTCGACTGCCGCGATCCCGCGACACTGGCCGGATGGTGGGCCGAACAGTTCGGTGGCACGACGCAGGAGTTGCTCGCCGGCGAGTTCACCGCGGTGAGCTTGTCGGAAGGACCACGGCTCGGATTCCAGAAGGTGCCCGATCCCACGCCGGGGAAGAACCGCGTGCACCTCGACTTCGGTGCCGCCGACGTCGATGCCGAGGTGGCCCGGCTGACGGCAGCCGGGGCCACCGAGGTCGGCCGCCACACGTTCGGCGACAATTTTCGCTGGGTGGTGCTGGCAGACCCCGAGGGCAACGTCTTCTGCATCGTCGGTCAATAG
- the purL gene encoding phosphoribosylformylglycinamidine synthase subunit PurL, translating into MTVSGTSARTQAIDTVEHAAASPDQPQPFAELGLKEDEYERIREILGRRPTDTELAMYSVMWSEHCSYKSSKVHLRYFGETTTEAMRAGMLAGIGENAGVVDIGDGWAVTFKVESHNHPSYVEPYQGAATGVGGIVRDIMAMGARPVAVMDQLRFGAADAPDTRRVVDGVVRGIGGYGNSLGLPNIGGETVFDACYAGNPLVNAMCVGVLRQEDLHLAFASGTGNKIILFGARTGLDGIGGVSVLASDTFDSEGSRKKLPSVQVGDPFMEKVLIECCLELYAAGLVIGIQDLGGAGLSCATSELASAGDGGMAIELDTVPLRAKDMTPAEVLCSESQERMCAVVAPENVDAFLAVCRKWEVLATVIGEVTDGDRLRITWRGETVVDVPPRTVAHEGPVYQRPVTRPESQDALNADRSTSLPRPTTGEELRATLLALLGSPHLCSRAFITEQYDRYVRGNTVLAEHADGGVLRVDETTGRGIALSTDASGRYTLLDPYAGAQLALAEAYRNVAVTGATPVAVTNCLNFGSPEDPGVMWQFSQAVRGLADGCAALGIPVTGGNVSFYNQTGSAAILPTPVVGVLGVLDDVARRIPTGLGTEPGETLMLLGDTRDEFDGSIWAQVTGDHLGGLPPAVDLAREKLLAEVLSAASRDGLVSAAHDLSEGGLAQAIVETALAGETGCRIVLPEGADPFVTLFSESAGRVLVAVPRTEESRFRAMCEARGLPAVRIGVVDEASDAVEVQGLFTVSLAELRETSEAVLPRLFG; encoded by the coding sequence GTGACTGTCTCCGGGACGAGCGCCCGCACCCAGGCGATCGACACCGTCGAGCACGCCGCTGCCAGCCCCGACCAGCCGCAGCCGTTCGCCGAGCTGGGCCTCAAAGAGGACGAGTACGAGCGGATCCGCGAGATCCTGGGCCGCAGACCCACCGACACCGAGCTGGCGATGTACTCGGTGATGTGGAGCGAACACTGCTCGTACAAATCGTCGAAGGTTCATTTGCGCTACTTCGGTGAGACCACCACCGAGGCCATGCGTGCCGGCATGCTGGCCGGGATCGGCGAAAACGCCGGCGTGGTCGACATCGGCGACGGCTGGGCCGTCACCTTCAAGGTGGAATCCCACAACCACCCCTCCTACGTCGAGCCCTACCAGGGCGCGGCGACCGGCGTGGGGGGCATCGTCCGCGACATCATGGCCATGGGCGCCCGACCGGTAGCGGTGATGGATCAGCTTCGGTTCGGCGCCGCCGACGCGCCCGACACCCGCCGGGTGGTCGACGGGGTGGTCCGCGGCATCGGCGGCTACGGCAACTCGCTCGGACTGCCCAACATCGGCGGCGAGACCGTCTTCGATGCGTGCTACGCCGGCAATCCGTTGGTGAACGCGATGTGCGTGGGCGTGTTACGCCAGGAGGACCTGCACCTGGCGTTCGCCTCGGGCACCGGCAACAAGATCATCCTGTTCGGTGCGCGCACCGGGCTCGACGGCATCGGCGGGGTCTCGGTGCTCGCGTCGGACACCTTCGACAGCGAGGGATCCCGCAAGAAGCTGCCGTCGGTGCAAGTGGGCGACCCCTTCATGGAGAAGGTGCTCATCGAGTGCTGCCTCGAGCTCTATGCGGCCGGCCTGGTGATCGGCATTCAGGATCTTGGTGGAGCCGGATTATCCTGTGCCACATCAGAATTGGCGTCGGCCGGGGACGGGGGTATGGCGATCGAGCTGGACACCGTCCCGCTGCGCGCCAAGGACATGACGCCCGCGGAGGTGCTCTGCAGCGAGTCGCAGGAGCGGATGTGCGCCGTGGTCGCGCCGGAGAACGTCGACGCCTTCTTGGCGGTGTGCCGCAAATGGGAGGTGTTGGCCACGGTGATCGGCGAGGTCACCGACGGAGACCGGTTGCGAATCACCTGGCGGGGCGAGACGGTCGTCGACGTGCCGCCGCGCACCGTGGCGCACGAGGGCCCCGTGTACCAGCGGCCGGTCACGCGGCCCGAGTCGCAGGACGCCCTGAACGCCGACCGATCGACGAGCCTGCCGCGACCGACGACGGGGGAGGAGCTGCGCGCGACTTTGCTTGCCCTGCTGGGCAGCCCGCACCTGTGCAGCCGCGCCTTCATCACCGAACAGTACGACCGCTACGTGCGCGGCAACACCGTGCTGGCCGAGCACGCCGACGGCGGCGTGCTGCGCGTCGACGAAACCACCGGCCGCGGCATCGCGCTGTCGACCGATGCGTCGGGGCGCTACACGCTGCTCGACCCCTACGCCGGGGCCCAACTCGCGCTGGCCGAGGCGTACCGCAACGTCGCCGTCACCGGCGCCACCCCGGTCGCGGTGACCAATTGCCTCAACTTCGGCTCCCCGGAGGATCCCGGGGTGATGTGGCAGTTCTCGCAGGCGGTGCGGGGGCTGGCCGATGGGTGTGCGGCGCTTGGCATTCCGGTGACAGGCGGCAACGTCAGCTTCTACAACCAGACCGGGTCGGCGGCGATCCTGCCCACGCCGGTGGTCGGCGTGCTCGGCGTCCTCGATGACGTCGCCCGGCGCATCCCCACCGGGCTGGGCACCGAGCCGGGCGAGACCCTGATGCTGCTGGGCGATACGCGCGACGAGTTCGACGGTTCGATCTGGGCGCAGGTGACCGGCGACCATCTCGGAGGGTTGCCGCCCGCGGTCGACCTGGCGCGCGAAAAGCTGCTGGCCGAGGTGCTGAGCGCGGCCTCCCGCGACGGGTTGGTGTCGGCGGCGCACGACCTGTCCGAAGGCGGGCTCGCGCAGGCGATCGTCGAGACGGCACTGGCCGGCGAAACCGGTTGCCGCATCGTGCTTCCCGAGGGCGCCGATCCGTTCGTGACGTTGTTTTCCGAGTCGGCGGGCCGGGTCCTGGTGGCGGTGCCCCGCACCGAGGAGAGCCGGTTCCGGGCGATGTGCGAGGCACGCGGACTGCCCGCGGTGCGCATCGGCGTCGTCGATGAGGCCTCCGACGCGGTGGAGGTTCAGGGCCTGTTCACCGTGTCGCTGGCGGAACTGCGCGAGACGTCCGAGGCGGTGCTGCCGCGCCTCTTCGGATGA